The genomic DNA CGCGATCGTCTATCCCGACTATTACAAGGTGCCCTTCCATGCCTACGATGAGGGCAACCTGTGCTGGCCTGCGGCCTTTGAAGCAGAATCCGCCACCTATGCCATGGGTCTGCGGGTCTGGACCCAAACCGATCTCTCCGCAGCAGAAGCCCAACACCGCCTGCGCCACAGCTTCCACCAAGCCCTGGAACCCCATTTGCCGGAGGTGGTGCGGGATGTCTTAGATGTGGGCTGCTCCGTGGGGTTATCGACCCGAACCCTCCACCAGTATTGCCAGGAACGCCAAAGCCAGACGGTGCGCACCGTGGGTCTCGACTTATCCCCCTATATGCTGACGGTGGCCCAGGAGCTAGACACCGAGAACAGCATTGACCAGTGGATCCATGGCCTTGCTGAACAGACCGGGCTACCGGATCAGTCCTTTGATGTGGTGACGCTACAGTTTGTGATCCATGAATTACCGCGCGAGGCCAGCACCGCCATTTTCCAAGAATGTTGGCGACTCCTACGGCCCGGTGGCTGCTTGGCCCTGGTGGACAATAACCCCAAGTCGGCAGTGATCCAAAATCTGCCCCCGGTGCTGTTCACCCTCATGAAAAGTACGGAACCCTGGAGTGATGACTATTACACCTTTGATGTGGAGGAGGCGCTGCAAACGGTGGGATTTACGGAACCGGTGACGGTGCCCAGTGATCCCCGCCACCGAACGATCACAGCCCTAAAACCCCAGGCTTAAAACCCCAGGCTCTCCTGAGTTGATGGTGGGGGCGCGGATCGCCCCACTGTCCCGGCTTAAGTTGATACCCAACAAGACCCCTAAAGGGCACCTCGAAAAATCCAAATTCTCGCCCCTGTGCCAACGCAAGAATAGGGGTTGTGGCGGGCGGCTCCGCCCAACCCAATTAATCGAGGTTCCCTAAAGAAACTGGGGGCGGGAGGATTGGGTTTGCTGGAGAAATGCGGCCAACGCCGCCCAGTCTTCCTGCTCCACCCAGGTTTTGACCTGGCCGAGGGTGTCTTGGTAGCGATCGAGGCTCGCCAGCACAGCCTGCCGATTATAGCGAGCCATCAACACCCCCAAATCGGGACTGCCTCCCCCCACGCGGCTGGTGTCCCGAAACCCTGAACTAGCTAAATGGTGGGCCAAGGTTTGCACCTGGGGATCCGGTTCCTGCAAACAGGATCCAATTAAACTGGCGCTCACCAGCACCGGCACATGGGAAATCCAAGCCACCGCGCGATCGTGGGCCGCAGCGGGGCAGGTATAGAGATCCGCTTGCAGTGCCTTCACCAGGGTGGTCATTTGGAACAATGCCCCATTAGTGGTGGCGGCGGTGGGGGTCAGCACATAGGGATTACCCGTAAATAACCCCCGCTGGGCCACCTCCAAGCCACGTTCCGCCTTACCGGCCATGGGGTGTCCCCCGATGAAATT from Prochlorothrix hollandica PCC 9006 = CALU 1027 includes the following:
- a CDS encoding prephenate/arogenate dehydrogenase → MNIGIVGLGLIGGSLGLDLQALGHGVVGVSRRQDTCDRAVALGIVQTASVSLESLAQAEVVFLCTPLDHLVPVAQALIPHLSPQAVLTDVGSAKAEIVAALEPLWPNFIGGHPMAGKAERGLEVAQRGLFTGNPYVLTPTAATTNGALFQMTTLVKALQADLYTCPAAAHDRAVAWISHVPVLVSASLIGSCLQEPDPQVQTLAHHLASSGFRDTSRVGGGSPDLGVLMARYNRQAVLASLDRYQDTLGQVKTWVEQEDWAALAAFLQQTQSSRPQFL
- a CDS encoding class I SAM-dependent methyltransferase yields the protein MVKSTPVVPPPKQKPDWAGEDWLSRGVNLLIQTKPLYNLMKHQARQVLIKTAEKKGVPWREKAQTLAKSGVLDRLEAMTNPAIVYPDYYKVPFHAYDEGNLCWPAAFEAESATYAMGLRVWTQTDLSAAEAQHRLRHSFHQALEPHLPEVVRDVLDVGCSVGLSTRTLHQYCQERQSQTVRTVGLDLSPYMLTVAQELDTENSIDQWIHGLAEQTGLPDQSFDVVTLQFVIHELPREASTAIFQECWRLLRPGGCLALVDNNPKSAVIQNLPPVLFTLMKSTEPWSDDYYTFDVEEALQTVGFTEPVTVPSDPRHRTITALKPQA